The Lepidochelys kempii isolate rLepKem1 chromosome 2, rLepKem1.hap2, whole genome shotgun sequence genomic interval ATCACAAAGTCCCATTTCTCTGAATTTTGCCTTCAATACATCTGAAATCTGAAACCTTACCATTTCTAGTTGAAAGGCACCTTCCTCAATTGAATCAAAATAATGTTTGCTTCAGAAGGGCAAGGTCCATTGGCAGAGACAACAAATGGatcacaatggaaaaaaaaaaaaaagcaaatccttttgaatgttaaaattctcaaatcacattttaaaattttcagtcaTATTGTTTAGGAATTCTTGCATTGTTTTCATCAACGTTTCATCTGTAGCAACAACGGACCCTCTttcgttacaaattaagcactgccagtTACGAAGGAAGTCATAGGCAAATGATAGGCAGCGAATCGCGGTTTGTGAATttaattataaacatttttaaggTGAGCTGGCAGGTCACACAGGATGCCTTCATGGGCCACATTTGGCCCGCGGGCCACCTATTGAGTATGTCTACTCTAGTCCTTAGGTTCTGTATGCCCAgctaatcctgcaagatgctgaacagCCTCAGACTTGATGTCTTGCAGGAGCATGCAATACGTTGCAGGAATGGACCCCAGAAGTGGGGATGTATATTCTGCATGGAGAAACACTTctcagtaactggagttcttaaAAAGATTGCCCCCACAGATCCACATTCTGCATCCCTGCTTGATTTTGGAGTAGCTGCTCTAGTCAGGAACCAAAGAAGCTGGAGCAATGTACCTCTCTTCATCAACAGAGGCATGATGCCTTAAGGTGCATGTATCAAATGCACATGGTCCTACCTTTGGCCTGCTGTCTAAAGGGCTTCAGGTCCACATTGCTTGGAATCCAAAAAGTGGAGACCTTTGGAAACTCCAGTTAGTGGTAAACACTGCAAGctaatatttaatatttcttaAAATCTAAATTAGTTTAATCACCTTTCAAGAaaaagtgaaagtgtttttatttaaaaaaaaatctgaaaacaatAAGATGGTTAACGGCAGATAGAGAACTATTCCTATGTACATGTACttttcacagctctgccagcccTGTTTGATGCTAGCCTGCACTTATCAAAAACTAACCTTTATTACAAAAATGAAGGTTAAATAAACAAACTGGTCCCTGAATTAATTAATCAAAACATGTGACTTGTGCAGACTGTCTCGAGTACCAAAATAGAAGTCAGGGCTCAGCATGTGACTACTCACTTTACCTTCCCAAAGACATTTCACTGAGTACCAGACAGCAGCTGCAGCTAAAAATAAAGAATGATAAGCAACCAGAACCTTAGTTAAACACAGAAGCCACCCTCAATGCCGGAAAGAAATCAAAGGCAACAATGAAGTCGCTGCGGTTCATTAGTGCTGAGGCTTTGGTATCGAATGCGCAGCTTGCCAGGAAAAGTCTCAGCAGTGTTGCACATAacctttttcctcttctttttaaaGCCAGTTATTTACTGGAGCAGGGGGAAGTGATTCATGACCTGGTGGAAAACTGGCCCCTGGCAGACTTTAATTTAGGAAAACTGTTAGGGACAACAGTGGATTACCAGGAAGACATCAGCAGCAGAGCATGCTGTGTTTGTTTGGAAAGTTGTCTAGTTGGGCTGAGAGATTACGTGTTGAATTGCTCTTCTCCATACTCAAAGAGACTGAAAGTGGTGGACCTGACAGGCATAAAAGATGTTGAAGTTCAGGTCTGCAAGTGTAAGAAGACTCTGGGAAGGTGGGCCAGGACAGAGCTACTATCAAAGCTCTCTTTTGAGCTGCTTGTTGAAATGCAAAGGCTGCACTTCAATCCATGTATCTTTGATATCGCTATTGACGTTCTCATTGACCTGTTTGTTACAGAGCGGAACTATGAACTTGTGGTCCAAGCCTTACTGATGAGATGCCACTGTCCACTAAAGATTCGTTGTGTGGCATTCAGAGCTGACAGTCTCACTTTACGAAAGCTTTTCTACATTATAAAGCTCACAGATCCCTCTTCACTGCGCAAACTTGAAGTGGTTCACAATATTCGTTTGGAAATGGAGCACTTGGAAGTGATGTTTAATAACATCCACTTTCCTCTACTGACATCGCTTACCCTGCCGGCCAGAgcattcaatgtgcagcggttTACAGCCGAGGATGAACCAATCTTTATGACTATTGGAGAAAAGATGAGCCAAATGACACAGCTGACTGAGCTGAGCCTGGCATTTTCTATCCTCACAGGAAAAATACGGAAACTGCTCAGGTAAGTTGTTCCCAACAGTGTGACTGAAAGTGTGATGAGCCACTCGTCAGTGCAGTGGCACTGAATTAAAGGCTGCCAAGGCTAACAAAAAGGGGCGGGGTgaataatggaaatattttcattgGGAAGTCCATGGAGATGTTTGCAGCACGCCATCAGGAATACTGATTAGACAATAAGCTAATGATGACTAACTCACCTGCAGAAACCAGACTGTAAATTTCCTACAATCCCATGTCTATGGTGCTTTTATGTGGCGAGAGGGATACTAAGGGCAgctctacactatggggttaagttgatctaagttacgcaactccagctatgtgaataacgtagctggagtcgacatactTTAGTCGACTTattgccatgtctacactgcgctgggtcgacaggagaaactctcccatcaacttaccttatgcttcttgttctggtggagtaccagagtcgacgggagagccatcggcggttgatttagtgggtcttcactagacccgttAAATTGACCCCCCGGTGGATCGATCGCCGCAGCGTTGATCCaccggtaagtggagacaagccctacgATGTAGTCTGATACCATCTAATGCTTCTCAATGGGTCTGTGTATCTTAAGGCCAGGGAGATCCAATGCTATATCTAAACTGGAATTTGGGTTAACACAACTAGCCACACTGAATACACAGAAAAATCCAGTAATTCTCAATGTCAGGGGAAAAAGGTGTCAATAAAGAGCACTGTTATTTTTGAATGACCTGAAACAACAGTTTATTGTGTTCTCTTTAAAGAGCTAATTTTACAGTGGAGCAAATAACTTAGTGACATGCTGAACTATTCTAATGTCAGTGAGATAATGTGTggcccacagcccagctgtgaccGCTAGGCCAGACCATCTACGCTCCAGTCCCTTGTGCCATGTAGACATTCcaactcaggctggagctcagtcTCTGAAACACAGCAAGGAGAGTGAGTCTCAGAGCGCAGGCTCCAGCCTAAGCGAGAACATCTGCGCTATGTTTAGCCCTTTAGCGTGAGCCCTGCAAACCTGAGTCAGTTAacatgggctctgagacttgttgccgtgggtttcatagattcatagatatttaggtcagaagggaccattatgatcatctagtctgacctcctgcacaacgcaggccacagaatttcacccatcactcctgcaaaaaacctcactcctatatctgtgctattgaagtcctcaaatcgtagtttaaagacttcaaggagcagagaatcctccagcaagtgaaccgtgccccatgctacggaggaaggcgaaaaacctccagggcctcttccaatctgccctggaggaaaattccttcccgaccccaaattttttgttgttgcagtgTTTGCATACCCtaaggcacttctgaaaaaccccacccttaggcatctaaatagggacttaggagcctaactttaagctcctagttttgaaaatatgggccactatctttttttttaattgaaaattgagAAAATCTGCACCACTTTGTAGTCCTCattcattaacatttttgtttcactGTGGCCTTTATGCTGCCAAAAAAGCAGTGAAGCAGCATAACACTGAGGGATCATATCAGAGGGAAATTCCATCCCATATAGGTAAGATGTGTTTCATATACATACTATAGACTTTTTGGGCTTTGACGGTACTGTCAGGCCCCATGGGTTTTGAACCCTGGAACCACAGATGTGCTGCAAGTCATCACACCCCAGACCATCATGCAGCCGTTCACAGCAGCTGGGACCAGCATTCATGAAGCCCAACTGGGGCATAAACCCTGCCCCTCTACTCTTGATTGGGAGAGGTCCAAGGCTCCTCACTGGGCCACAGCCCTTATTTAAGCCAGAGAAGGAAACAGGGAGTCGTTCATACAACTGGGCTCCACCCTGTCACAGACCACTGTGCCTATTGTCTGGTTCTGACCTTTCTCTGCCGCAGAAATTCTGCCTGACAAACCAGCTGCCATCGACAGGGAACCACACGATATCCGGTATGGGATCATGTTTGTGCATAACTGCATTTACATTCCCCCGGCTCAGGCAAGAGTGTCAGCCTTAAAGCTATATCACAAGTCCCCCACCCCAATGGAAGAACACTTGACTTACTTTAAAGCTCAGCGAATGCACACCATAAAACAGTCCTTCATCATGTCCTGCAATATGTGTTCTAGAGCCAGAACACCACATCACATGCTCTGCAGTCTACTTCAACCTCTAGACACCCTGTCCTGACACTAGGCTGCTATTGCATTGGATTTTCTTGTGGAGCTCCCAGAGTCTTAACAGGTTTACAATAATCTTGATGGTGGCAGACCACCAAAATGGCCCACTTCATGTCCTGTACTGGTCGACCCCCTGCTGAAGGGACAGCCCAGCTATGGACTAGCCATGTGGTCCATCTCCATGGCCTACTGAATCAAGTCACTTCCAATAAAGGGTCACAATTTACAGCCTGATTCTGGCACAAGGCCTTGCGTCTCCTGCGGGTCCAGCTGCGCTTCTACCTACCAGCCTCAGTCCAGTGGACAGACAGAAAGGGTCAGTCAGAGTTTAGATTGCTACATTAATCACCACCAAGATGATTGGTCCTTGCTATTACCCTACATAGAGACATAGAGTTTGCATACAATAACACAGATCGCGCCTCCATAGGTAAAAGCCCCTTTCTTTACCAGCTATGGGAACCACAGCTACCTATGAGCCTCTTCTAACCCACCCACCTTGGACTTAGTGCAGAGAATTCATCAAATCCAGAAAGAAATAAGGGGAAACCTGGAAAAAGTGAAAGCCAACTACAAGCAACATGCAAACCAATATTGGCAACTAGGAACCCATGTTCAGTGGGACAAAAAGTGTGGCCCTTGACAGAGCACCTCAGCATGAACAGATCCATGTGTAAGTTCCTTGCTGTTATCGAATCTGTTGCCAAGTTAACCTGGTCACTGTTGAACTACACTTACCCCAATCTCTCAAAATCCACGCAGAATTCCATATATCGATCCTAAACCCATATACCAAAAATTCAGCTCCCCACAGGACCCAACCGCTTCATGCACAAGGCCTTGAGGAATATGTCACATATGAGATCGTGGATTCCGAATGCCAGTGGGGTAAACTTTTACACCTGATTAACTGGGAAGGCTATGGCCCTGAGGAGTGTATGTGGGAACTAGCAGAAAACTTTCATGCTCCTGCCCAAATACAAGCCTTCTAAGAAAATCAATCCTAGAATCCTGGACCCATAGCACCAGAGAACACCCCTGGGGTTCATTAGGGTTCTAGGGGTCACCACactcataggtgccgactccatgagtgctccagggctgccggtgggtgctaagcacccaccggcagccaagctccttccctcctccccactcctgcctACCTGGGgcccccactgatcaactcctccctctccctcccagcacctcctgcacactgcataagagctgttcagtggcatgcaggaggtgttggaagggagggggaggagcggggatggggcgcGCTCcggggaggcagcaggaagaggcggggcagggtggggtggggccttgggggaaggggtggagtgggggtggggctggggtgaagcatgggtgggaagagacagggcaggggtgggagcttgggggaagggggcatgtgggggcagggcctgaggcGGAGCAGGAGTTGAGCAACTCTGGGGAAAATCAGAAGCCAGCGCCTATGATCACACTCAAATCTTCCACCTGGCAGCTCACAGACAGCAGCACAAGCACCACCCCTCCACTCTGATTGGGGGAGCTTTAAATCTCCTCAAGCCCCTATTTAGGCCAGAAGAGCAAACAGG includes:
- the LRRC14B gene encoding leucine-rich repeat-containing protein 14B, producing MKSLRFISAEALVSNAQLARKSLSSVAHNLFPLLFKASYLLEQGEVIHDLVENWPLADFNLGKLLGTTVDYQEDISSRACCVCLESCLVGLRDYVLNCSSPYSKRLKVVDLTGIKDVEVQVCKCKKTLGRWARTELLSKLSFELLVEMQRLHFNPCIFDIAIDVLIDLFVTERNYELVVQALLMRCHCPLKIRCVAFRADSLTLRKLFYIIKLTDPSSLRKLEVVHNIRLEMEHLEVMFNNIHFPLLTSLTLPARAFNVQRFTAEDEPIFMTIGEKMSQMTQLTELSLAFSILTGKIRKLLSPLKTPLKLLDVSNCALNHADMAYLANSLHSNHLEVLDLSGHNVTDLYPSTFFKLLSHCSYTLKMLILEECNIQDIHVNMLILGLIPCRKLQEFKFLGNPLSSRALKCLFNVFSDLPMLKYIEFPVPRDCYPNNVTYPIDDANLSKFDHQKYESVSEELNNILLHANREDIKASTPLFGGYDAAIQETGNELGSYLLKSFKDTLENFNKALQEMN